The nucleotide window AGAAAAAGAGGCAGAAGAGCTTTTTCTCCCAGCCGCTCACCATAAAACGCGTTTATGAAAACTTCGTCAAGGTGTCGGAAGCCAGCGGGGAGAGGAGCCAGGACAGGAAGCTCAAGCTCCTCGCCAACGTCTTCATGGATGCCGGGCCAAAGGAGGGGCGCTATCTGGCGCGCACGGTACTCGGGACTATGAGGACGGGGGTTGCGGAGGGCCTTTTGAGGGACGCGATTGCGGAGGCCTTTAAAGTCAAGGCGGAGCTCGTTGAGAGGGCCTACATGCTCACGAGCGACTTTGGCTACGTGGCAAGGATAGCAAAGCTCGAGGGGGATGAGGGTCTTTCCTCCGTCAGGATGCAGATAGGAAAGCCCATACGACCGATGCTGGCCCAGCAGGCCTCGGGTGTTGAGGAGGCCCTGAGGGAGATGGGGGGAACGGCGGAGTTCGAGATAAAGTACGACGGGGCGAGGGTGCAGGTGCACCGCGATGGAGACACCGTTATCGTCTACTCCCGCAGGCTGGAGAACGTGACGCGCTCCATCCCAGAGGTGGTGGAGAGGATAAAGGCCCACGTCAGGGCGGAGCGGGCGATAGTGGAAGGAGAGCTCGTGGCTGTCGGCGAGGACGGAAGGCCGAGGCCGTTCCAGTTCGTTTTGAGGCGCTTCAGGCGGAAGTACGATATCAAGGAGATGATAAAAAAGATTCCCCTCGAACTCAACCTCTTCGATGCCCTCTACGTTGACGGCGGGGAGCTCATAGAGGTGCCCCTTGAGGAGAGGAGGAAGAGGCTGGAGGAGATAGTTGAGGAGGGGGAGGGCATAAGGCTTGCCGTCAAACTCGTCACGGACAGTGCGGAGGAAGCAGAGCGCTTCTACAGGGAGGCACTCAAGCTCGGTCACGAGGGGCTGATGGCGAAGAGGCTGGATTCAATCTACGAGCCCGGCAACCGCGGTAAGAAGTGGCTCAAGATAAAGCCGACCATGGAGAACCTTGATCTCGTCATCATCGGCGCCGAGTGGGGAGAAGGGAGAAGGGCGCACTTCCTCGGCTCCTACCTTGTGGCCGCCTACGACCCCGAAAGGGGCGACTTCGTGCCGGTGGGGAAGGTCGGGAGCGGCTTCACGGACGAGGATTTGGCGAAGTTCACGGAGATGCTCAAACCCCTAATCGTCGAGGAGCACGGCAAGGAAGTGGTTATAGAGCCCAAGATAGTCATCGAGGTAACATACCAGGAGATACAGAAGAGCCCCAAGTACGAGAGCGGCTTCGCCCTGAGGTTCCCGCGCTACGTTTCCCTCAGGGAGGACAAGGGGCCTGAAGATGCTGACACGATTGACAAGGTGGCCAGGCTCTACGAACTCCAGGAGAGCATGAAGGGGAAGTGAGCGAAAGGGGTATAAAGCGGGAGCGCGTAAATAACGTGAGGCCCATGAAATTAGTGCCCAGTGTGGCTTACCTTCAAATCCACCGGCAGGCGTTTGTCGGGTACTCCATGGCCCTCGGGGGC belongs to Palaeococcus ferrophilus DSM 13482 and includes:
- a CDS encoding ATP-dependent DNA ligase, giving the protein MRYSELADLYERLEKTTLKTVKTRLVAEFLRKVPDELIEIVPYLILGKVFPDWDERELGVGEKLLIKAVAMATGVSESEILNSVRDTGDLGRSIEEALKKKRQKSFFSQPLTIKRVYENFVKVSEASGERSQDRKLKLLANVFMDAGPKEGRYLARTVLGTMRTGVAEGLLRDAIAEAFKVKAELVERAYMLTSDFGYVARIAKLEGDEGLSSVRMQIGKPIRPMLAQQASGVEEALREMGGTAEFEIKYDGARVQVHRDGDTVIVYSRRLENVTRSIPEVVERIKAHVRAERAIVEGELVAVGEDGRPRPFQFVLRRFRRKYDIKEMIKKIPLELNLFDALYVDGGELIEVPLEERRKRLEEIVEEGEGIRLAVKLVTDSAEEAERFYREALKLGHEGLMAKRLDSIYEPGNRGKKWLKIKPTMENLDLVIIGAEWGEGRRAHFLGSYLVAAYDPERGDFVPVGKVGSGFTDEDLAKFTEMLKPLIVEEHGKEVVIEPKIVIEVTYQEIQKSPKYESGFALRFPRYVSLREDKGPEDADTIDKVARLYELQESMKGK